The following proteins are encoded in a genomic region of Molothrus aeneus isolate 106 chromosome 12, BPBGC_Maene_1.0, whole genome shotgun sequence:
- the LHFPL4 gene encoding LHFPL tetraspan subfamily member 4 protein — protein sequence MLPSQEASKLYHDNYVRNSRAIGVLWAIFTICFAIINVVVFIQPYWVGDSVNTPKPGYFGLFHYCVGSGLAGRELSCRGSFTDFSTIPSGAFQAAAFFVLLSMVLTLGCITCFALFFFCNTATVYKICAWMQLLAALCLVLGCMIFPDGWDAETIRDMCGEKTGKYSLGDCSVRWAYILAIIGILNALILSFLAFVLGNRQNDLLHEELKTESKDFVGTARI from the exons ATGCTGCCCTCGCAGGAAGCCTCCAAGCTGTACCATGACAACTACGTGCGGAACTCGCGCGCCATCGGCGTGCTCTGGGCCATCTTCACCATCTGCTTCGCCATCATCAACGTGGTGGTCTTCATCCAGCCCTACTGGGTGGGCGACAGCGTTAACACGCCCAAGCCGGGGTACTTCGGGCTGTTCCACTACTGCGTGGGCAGCGGGCTGGCGGGCCGGGAGCTGTCGTGCCGTGGCTCCTTCACCGACTTCAGCACCATCCCCTCGGGCGCCTTCCAGGCGGCCGCGTTCTTCGTGCTGCTCTCCATGGTGCTGACGCTGGGCTGCATCACCTGCTTCGCCCTGTTCTTCTTCTGCAACACCGCCACCGTCTACAAGATCTGCGCCTggatgcagctgctggcag CGCTctgcctggtgctgggctgCATGATCTTTCCCGATGGCTGGGATGCAGAGACCATACGGGACATGTGTGGGGAGAAGACAGGGAAGTACTCCCTGGGCGACTGCTCTGTACGCTGGGCTTATATCCTGGCCATCATCGGCATCCTCAACGCCCTTATCCTCTCCTTCCTGGCCTTTGTTCTCGGCAACCGGCAGAACGACCTGCTGCACGAGGAGCTCAAGACAGAGAGCAAAG ATTTTGTTGGCACTGCG AGGATATAA